The following nucleotide sequence is from Oceaniferula flava.
CGCGATGAAGAAACGCCTGAGCCGCGCCTAGTTTGGGGCGGTGCAGAAATTTGACCTCCGGCTGAAAATTGACAGCCCTAGGCCTGCTGATAGGGTCGACGGGTGATGAATCGTCTCCTTCTCAGCCTCGCGGCCCTACTCGCCAACCTGGGCGCCACAAGCGCGGCCCCAGCGCCTAACGTCATCGTCTTTTTCATCGACGACCTCGGATGGTCCGACCTCGGCTGTTATGGATCGACCTTCTACGAAACTCCGAACCTCGACCGGCTGGCCAGCTCCGGTGTCCGTTTCACCCATTCCTACTCGGCAAACCCCGTCTGCTCGCCAACCCGTGCGGCCGCGATGACGGGTAAAGCACCACAGCGCGTGGGCATCACTCAGTGGATTCCCCAGCCATCGGATGTCACCTTACCCAAGGAAGAAACCACCTTGGGAGAGGCCTTTCGTGAGGCAGGCTACGCGACGGGTTACACCGGCAAGTGGCACCTCGGTGAGAAAGACGACCAGCTTCCGAACTCCCACGGTTTCACATGGATGAAAGCAACCAACCGCGCCGGACAACCAGCCAGCTACTTCTACCCCTACGCCAAGAAAAACAAACGCGGCAGCTACTGGAACGTGCCGGATCTCTCCAGCGGAGAACCAAGCGACTACCTCAGCGATGCGCTCACCGATCAGGCGATCCATTTCATCGATCGCCACCAAGCCCAGCCCTTCTTCCTGTACCTCGCCCACTACGCCGTGCACACCCCCATCCAAGCGCCCAAGTCCCTGGTGGCAAAGTATCAGAAAAAACGACATCAACGGTATGGCGACAGCCCCACACCCACCGTGCCGGGACCTCATGAAACGGTCTCCCGCGGTCGTCAAGACCACCCCGCTTACGCCGCCATGATCGAAAACTTGGACCGCAATATCGGCAGGGTGTTAGATCGGGTGAAGCAACTCGGACTGGAAGAAAACACCATCATCGTCTTCACCTCGGACAACGGCGGCCACTGCCATCTGAAGAACAGCCCGGGGGTCACCAGCAATCTCCCCTTACGCTCCGGCAAGGGCTGGACCTACGAAGGCGGAATCCGCATCCCCACCATCATTGCCTGGCCGGGGAAAATCGCACCCGCCACCTCGCAGGTCCCCAGCATCACCATGGACCTTTTCCCTACCTTGTTAGAACTCAGCGGTCAGCCGCTTTTGCCGGAACAGCACCTCGACGGTCGATCTCTGGTGTCCGCCCTCGACGGTCAGCCGAAGGCAGCGCTGAAAAGTCGAGCCCTTTACTGGACCTATCCTCACGCGCACGGATCGGGCCACCAGCCGTCCCACGCCATCCAAAAAGACGGTTGGAAACTGATCCACTTCGACGCCGACCAGAGCGATGCCCTCTATCACCTTGAGCGTGATATCAGAGAACAGCACGACCTCGCTGGCAAGCATCCGGAAAAAGTCCAAGCGCTACGCGAGGAGCTGATGGACTGGATCAAAAAGACCACACCCTGAGGTTCCGGAAGGTTCCCAAGCTGTCACTCGGTGGTGAAGTGGCTCGAGTGCTCGTCCCAACTTTTCCCATCGTCGTGGCTGACAAAGACGCGGTAAAAATACTGTGTTTTCGGCTTCAAGCCACTGAGCTGAAAATCCACCACCGCCTCAGCCACCGCCAGCTCGGCCGTGTGCGATTGCCAAGTCCGCTCCTCGCTGAAGATTTCCTTTTGCGCCGCAGACCCGCTCTGAGCCACGTTCGCTAGGAAGGTGATGCAGTCCTTGGTGCCGTAGTAGAGCACCGCTTTGGCATTGGGACCACTCTTCACGATGGGGTAGTGCACGGTCGCTGATGTTTCCCCCAGCGCCGTGACCTTCGGCGTGCCGAATTCCACAGGCAGGTGAAACAACTCCGCGGTCTTCTCCGGGCTCATGTAGGCGGGGCGTTCTGAATCTGCATCCTCTTTGCCGTAGGCCGCCTGATGCTGCTGCAGCGGCAGGAAATTTTCCATCCCTCCAGTGGCGGTGGCGACCCAACCCTTGGACGCGTAATCATCGGCGTAGTAGTTTTGTTCCGAATCCAGGCCGGGGTCTTCTCCTGCGGCAATCGCGGCCTTCGCCATTTCCAGCCCCCGCAGGGCCTTCGCCGATGGTTTCGCAATTTCTGCGCGGTGCCATTTCTGATCACTGCCGTAAAACCAGCCCCGACGCTTAATGACCCGCTTGATATCGCCGCTGCGCTCACGCTGCGGTGGCCCGGGGACTTCGCAAAAAGATCCGGTGCTGCGGAGTTCGCCGCTGCCCTTTTTGTTAGCCACTTTTTGACCCGACCCGTAGAGCCGCCAGAGCTGCTGGCTTTCATCGTAAAAATACGCATAGTAGGTGGTCACTCCGTTGCGCGTCTCCGTGCGCATCGCTTGGATCAAACGACCGGCGCCATCCGGATACGCCACCGCATTGCGGAATTTCAATCCGGTCCCCTCATGGCCAAAACTGCTGTAGACGGCATCGCTGATCCCCGTGCCGATCAAGCGTGGCATTTGCTCCACCGGCGGTGTCTTGGCATTGCCCCGCATACTCACCGCCCACATAGAAAAGTTGAACCCCGCGCCCTCGTTCACCTTGCCCTCGGCATTGAACACCGTGCCGTAGTAACCAAAGGGGGTGGTGATCGGGGAGTAGCTGGAGGACTGGCTGACGCTCACGCTTTCAAAAAGCCACATCTTCGGTTCAGGGCACTGGTCCGGAGCTTGGAAGCGCAAATGAGCTGCCGCGGGTCGCCAGCGGGCGCGCAGT
It contains:
- a CDS encoding DUF3472 domain-containing protein; translated protein: MGGCAVGSLLGAPIKFLNVLPQEDRAYYYGQEAEDGVIELNATNGFFDRCFQAGGMGPADPEDQGMIRATFDHLRKGSADHGSARWHLWLPKPGTVQLRFLMTVPEAERGTEWTIRVGDQVQRLKTNSSDGRKAQDQGLRFDVAEAGKVTVAIDCSEQAPAKLSKIHRIQLKGAAVQQAKLLRARWRPAAAHLRFQAPDQCPEPKMWLFESVSVSQSSSYSPITTPFGYYGTVFNAEGKVNEGAGFNFSMWAVSMRGNAKTPPVEQMPRLIGTGISDAVYSSFGHEGTGLKFRNAVAYPDGAGRLIQAMRTETRNGVTTYYAYFYDESQQLWRLYGSGQKVANKKGSGELRSTGSFCEVPGPPQRERSGDIKRVIKRRGWFYGSDQKWHRAEIAKPSAKALRGLEMAKAAIAAGEDPGLDSEQNYYADDYASKGWVATATGGMENFLPLQQHQAAYGKEDADSERPAYMSPEKTAELFHLPVEFGTPKVTALGETSATVHYPIVKSGPNAKAVLYYGTKDCITFLANVAQSGSAAQKEIFSEERTWQSHTAELAVAEAVVDFQLSGLKPKTQYFYRVFVSHDDGKSWDEHSSHFTTE
- a CDS encoding sulfatase translates to MNRLLLSLAALLANLGATSAAPAPNVIVFFIDDLGWSDLGCYGSTFYETPNLDRLASSGVRFTHSYSANPVCSPTRAAAMTGKAPQRVGITQWIPQPSDVTLPKEETTLGEAFREAGYATGYTGKWHLGEKDDQLPNSHGFTWMKATNRAGQPASYFYPYAKKNKRGSYWNVPDLSSGEPSDYLSDALTDQAIHFIDRHQAQPFFLYLAHYAVHTPIQAPKSLVAKYQKKRHQRYGDSPTPTVPGPHETVSRGRQDHPAYAAMIENLDRNIGRVLDRVKQLGLEENTIIVFTSDNGGHCHLKNSPGVTSNLPLRSGKGWTYEGGIRIPTIIAWPGKIAPATSQVPSITMDLFPTLLELSGQPLLPEQHLDGRSLVSALDGQPKAALKSRALYWTYPHAHGSGHQPSHAIQKDGWKLIHFDADQSDALYHLERDIREQHDLAGKHPEKVQALREELMDWIKKTTP